DNA sequence from the Oncorhynchus nerka isolate Pitt River linkage group LG9b, Oner_Uvic_2.0, whole genome shotgun sequence genome:
GTCAAGAACCCATTGTCTtgatattttatttaaccttcattttaaCTAgcctagtcagttaagaacaaattcttatttacaatgaatgcctaccctggccaaatttgcgccgccctatgggactcccaatcactgccagatgtgattcagcctggattcgaaccaggaactgtattgacgcctcttgcactgacatgcagtgccttagaccgctacgccAGTCGGGAGCCCATCGATATCAAGTGTAAACATATGATTGTCAAACCATTTAAATCATTAGAGGCTTTTAAAATTGGTGACAGGAAGCACCATTGACTAACGCAGTGttccccaaactcagtcctggggaccccaattagcttttgccctagcactacacagctgattcaaataatcaaaacttgattatttgaatcagttgtgtagtgctagggcaaaaagcTAATTGTGCACCCATTGGGGTCCCCGGGACTGAGTTTGGGAAGCGCTGGAAGCGCATACTGTAAGCGATTGTCTTAAAAGAAATGCATGATTTTGAAAGAATATCTGTAAAATATTTTGCATACAGGGATGCACCAGCTAATCTGGTCACAATGTGGACACAGCGGAAGGATAAGAGACAAATTTTAATAATAATACAAGCGACAAACCTTGATCAGATCACAGAACACGTTAGCACAAGGTGTAAATGAGGTTTATGACACTATTCACCAAGCACTGAACCAAATGTACCGTTGTCTCAGGTTTCTTTTATATTACAATGTTGACATGACGCCATAGTATTTTGATTTAATGTTTTGTTTATGTACAAATATCGGTGTATTTAACTATTGCTTATTGTCTATTGTAAAGGATGTATTAAGGAAATGCATTATACAGTGAGGCTCAGAAATGACTTACTGAAATGCTGTCTGTTGTCTGATTTGATTGAAGCATACTCACAATAAATGAGACCAGAGTTTGAGCTCCATATCTTCATTGCTCTTTTATTCAAAATGTAATAACAAATTGACCTTGATTTCTGCTGATGTTTACTCACCACCGACACAGTGAACATTTCCTTCAGAGTAATGAAAAAATAAGAGTATTGGCCCTAGAGGGCACTAAACTAAATGTAAAAAGAAAACAAGAGAATTGTATGATACACTACTCCAAATCACATATTTTCAGTTTCACTGAAATGTTTTGTATTTTCCTGATTCTGTTTCTCTAAAAAGAAGAGACTGACAAATGTTTTTCAAGGAGCTAAAGGCAACCCCCCAAAAAAGGTGGGTATCAAATATATGTTTATCCAAATAGTTAAGATAGCACACTTCATTAAGCTTTTGGCTGCCATGGCTCACAAAAAATCTTGTATCCTAATTTCTCTCTGTCAAACCTGATTTCAATGAACCTATCAAATGGAGCTTTGTAACAACTAGTGGCACTATGTTCCAATGTACCCTCTGGAATAGAACCCTTTGGAATCCCACTATGACTTTCTTCTAACACTATCAGTGTGACTTAGACCTGTTAAAAGGTATGCACGTCCAAACAATAAAACATTAAAACATCTCGGCCACTGTCTCAACTATCCATGAATGTGTCAATGAATCCCATGTGTAATGTTCATAAATGATTTCCAATGGATCGCTTCGTGGTACACTGTGCTTTTCTTTTCCCCTCCGAACTCCATCTTTTCCTCTCGCCCCAATTGGTCTACCGTAGGCCTGTTATCACTCAACCCAACAAGACACATTCCTCCCTTTGTCTGGGTAATGCTGGTCTTTACTTGACAACCATGGTGTTGTGATTCCTGATGGAGCACCAGGCCATGAAGATATCCctgaaggagagaaaggagacaaGTGTTTAAGTCAGTTAACATGTTCCCATTTCTACTCCAACACCACTTTCATTTAAATGTCCCAAAAACAACATCAACCTTCCTCACATAAATAAAGGAACACATACATTTAAATACAAACCCACACACCTGCAGTGAGTGGCGACACATTCATTGCTGCAGTACTCTTTGTCCCAGTCCGTGCTCTCTATTGCAGGATTGGTGCAtcctgcgcgcacacacacagtcagagagcCAGAAGCCACATCAGTGGCACCTGGAGACACATTGAACTCCATTTCCATCTGAAGAAAAATAGGGAAAAGTTGATGATTGAAACACCAAGCATATTTAACATGCACATTGGGTCAATTTACAAAGAAAAACCTCAGCCTACCTCTCCTGACGTGAACTCTTCCGTAACTGCATCCTCATCTGCACTGGCCGTCAAGTCAGTGGACTTTGCCAATTGCAGAGCCACTGTAGGGGTGGAGTAAGCAGATGTAGGTACAGTGGAATTGGTGACACAAATTGAGTTGGCGGTTGCTGTTGTCGTAACAATAATGGGCAAGGATGCGTCTGCTTGCAAAGAAGCAGGGACTATCGTGATCTGTAGTGGAGGGGGAGGTGTCGCGGTGATGGAcacaggaatcccaggtccagcACTTCCTCTGGGCTTGGCCTGGAGGGGAGGCGGGGCTGGGGAGTGTACCATCTGCTGGAGCCGTGGGGGAGGAGGGGCATGCTGCATCTGCTGCAGAGGTGGGGGCTGGCGTGGGGCTGAGGGCAGCAGGGTGCGCACACCGCCAGGGAGCACAGTCACCATGGAGGTGGGGATCTGGTGGAGCTGAGCCCCGGCCTGGAGCATCTGTTTGGAGATGATGATCTTGGTGATGGTGGGGGTCAGCGTGGCTGTGATGTTTTGGATCAGGGTCGGGGTGGCTGTGGGGCCCAGGGTGAGGGGCTTGTGAGCCCCTGTGCGGGAGCGTGTGGTGACCTGGGGGACGTCCAGAATGATGTTGGAGGTGCAGATGTTGGTGATGGTATTCTGGTCAGGGTTGTGCTGGGGGAGGCGGGAGGGGCGGGTGGGAGCCAGGAGGGCCACATTCACTGGCTCAGGCACTGGAGGTGGTGGTGAAGAGGCCGTGTCCATCATCTCAATAGAGGGCTAAAGAGAacacagtaaaaaaaatatatataattaattGAATTGGTGAGATTAGAGTATATTACATTTGAGAAATTACAATATTTTCAATATAACATTGTCATGGCTACAGTCACACGATTTCTAAGCAAAGACAGGCCTAGAGATTTTACCTGTGAGAGCTGATTGGCTCTGTAAGCTGCTAATGCCTTCAAATACTCATTTTTCGCTGCTTCCGTCTTCCTCTTATACACCTAATAGTGATGGAGGGTATAATTATGTAGATAAAGACAAGAGTAAACACCAATCCTGTTTACATGAATTACAGTATATCCTTTTATCCACAATGTCCTTCAATTGTTTTAAGTGTCCCGTAAAACTTAAATGAAACGCAGTCTCAAATAGCCGCCTGTCCCTTTTAATAGCCGGGCATCAGCCCCGTCATTTCAACAAATAAATTCCTGTTTCAAATAAACGCCGGGTTCAAATGAATTGTTTACGAGTTTCCTGCAGTGTGTAACGTAAAGATTGGCAAAAGATGATAAAGGAAAGCAACATCATTGCCATGGATCAGACAGCTGTGTGGTTTGACATGCTCGGCTCAACTACAGGGGGCACAAAGCGCAACGAATAAGCTGTGTGCGTTTAGAAAATAGACTAatacattt
Encoded proteins:
- the LOC115114670 gene encoding TOX high mobility group box family member 4-A-like isoform X5, which encodes MEFPGGSDTYLTISGAGHPFLSSEQTFHTPSLGDEVFEIPPISLDQDSALSVGDEVSHFGELSGGAGGPSGVESLARNAVVGGNDPSFASTYVNPNSQGLEHLSLRVMSQSGGGALLSSTLGVELGHSIGSHFSSSSPMTIDVPLGDMNHGLLGHNQLTTIDQSELSAQLGLGLHGGNILSRSKSPDQLSATPSPAGSLQDDDMDDFRKSVLVDSPMSLSVSPAILSHLSTMPGSAPMLSSSISPALVRRGGGKPAMVAATAGPGGGKKGKKKKDPNEPQKPVSAYALFFRDTQAAIKGQNPNATFGEVSKIVASMWDSLGEEQKQVYKRKTEAAKNEYLKALAAYRANQLSQPSIEMMDTASSPPPPVPEPVNVALLAPTRPSRLPQHNPDQNTITNICTSNIILDVPQVTTRSRTGAHKPLTLGPTATPTLIQNITATLTPTITKIIISKQMLQAGAQLHQIPTSMVTVLPGGVRTLLPSAPRQPPPLQQMQHAPPPPRLQQMVHSPAPPPLQAKPRGSAGPGIPVSITATPPPPLQITIVPASLQADASLPIIVTTTATANSICVTNSTVPTSAYSTPTVALQLAKSTDLTASADEDAVTEEFTSGEMEMEFNVSPGATDVASGSLTVCVRAGCTNPAIESTDWDKEYCSNECVATHCRCVGLYLNGYLHGLVLHQESQHHGCQVKTSITQTKGGMCLVGLSDNRPTVDQLGREEKMEFGGEKKSTVYHEAIHWKSFMNITHGIH
- the LOC115114670 gene encoding TOX high mobility group box family member 4-A-like isoform X6; translated protein: MEFPGGSDTYLTISGAGHPFLSSETFHTPSLGDEVFEIPPISLDQDSALSVGDEVSHFGELSGGAGGPSGVESLARNAVVGGNDPSFASTYVNPNSQGLEHLSLRVMSQSGGGALLSSTLGVELGHSIGSHFSSSSPMTIDVPLGDMNHGLLGHNQLTTIDQSELSAQLGLGLHGGNILSRSKSPDQLSATPSPAGSLQDDDMDDFRKSVLVDSPMSLSVSPAILSHLSTMPGSAPMLSSSISPALVRRGGGKPAMVAATAGPGGGKKGKKKKDPNEPQKPVSAYALFFRDTQAAIKGQNPNATFGEVSKIVASMWDSLGEEQKQVYKRKTEAAKNEYLKALAAYRANQLSQPSIEMMDTASSPPPPVPEPVNVALLAPTRPSRLPQHNPDQNTITNICTSNIILDVPQVTTRSRTGAHKPLTLGPTATPTLIQNITATLTPTITKIIISKQMLQAGAQLHQIPTSMVTVLPGGVRTLLPSAPRQPPPLQQMQHAPPPPRLQQMVHSPAPPPLQAKPRGSAGPGIPVSITATPPPPLQITIVPASLQADASLPIIVTTTATANSICVTNSTVPTSAYSTPTVALQLAKSTDLTASADEDAVTEEFTSGEMEMEFNVSPGATDVASGSLTVCVRAGCTNPAIESTDWDKEYCSNECVATHCRCVGLYLNGYLHGLVLHQESQHHGCQVKTSITQTKGGMCLVGLSDNRPTVDQLGREEKMEFGGEKKSTVYHEAIHWKSFMNITHGIH
- the LOC115114670 gene encoding TOX high mobility group box family member 4-A-like isoform X3; the protein is MDLHFYSDLSDGTDQNAEQEFLEAQGYNGYDPVNKFPGGSDTYLTISGAGHPFLSSETFHTPSLGDEVFEIPPISLDQDSALSVGDEVSHFGELSGGAGGPSGVESLARNAVVGGNDPSFASTYVNPNSQGLEHLSLRVMSQSGGGALLSSTLGVELGHSIGSHFSSSSPMTIDVPLGDMNHGLLGHNQLTTIDQSELSAQLGLGLHGGNILSRSKSPDQLSATPSPAGSLQDDDMDDFRKSVLVDSPMSLSVSPAILSHLSTMPGSAPMLSSSISPALVRRGGGKPAMVAATAGPGGGKKGKKKKDPNEPQKPVSAYALFFRDTQAAIKGQNPNATFGEVSKIVASMWDSLGEEQKQVYKRKTEAAKNEYLKALAAYRANQLSQPSIEMMDTASSPPPPVPEPVNVALLAPTRPSRLPQHNPDQNTITNICTSNIILDVPQVTTRSRTGAHKPLTLGPTATPTLIQNITATLTPTITKIIISKQMLQAGAQLHQIPTSMVTVLPGGVRTLLPSAPRQPPPLQQMQHAPPPPRLQQMVHSPAPPPLQAKPRGSAGPGIPVSITATPPPPLQITIVPASLQADASLPIIVTTTATANSICVTNSTVPTSAYSTPTVALQLAKSTDLTASADEDAVTEEFTSGEMEMEFNVSPGATDVASGSLTVCVRAGCTNPAIESTDWDKEYCSNECVATHCRCVGLYLNGYLHGLVLHQESQHHGCQVKTSITQTKGGMCLVGLSDNRPTVDQLGREEKMEFGGEKKSTVYHEAIHWKSFMNITHGIH
- the LOC115114670 gene encoding TOX high mobility group box family member 4-A-like isoform X2 produces the protein MDLHFYSDLSDGTDQNAEQEFLEAQGYNGYDPVNKFPGGSDTYLTISGAGHPFLSSEQTFHTPSLGDEVFEIPPISLDQDSALSVGDEVSHFGELSGGAGGPSGVESLARNAVVGGNDPSFASTYVNPNSQGLEHLSLRVMSQSGGGALLSSTLGVELGHSIGSHFSSSSPMTIDVPLGDMNHGLLGHNQLTTIDQSELSAQLGLGLHGGNILSRSKSPDQLSATPSPAGSLQDDDMDDFRSVLVDSPMSLSVSPAILSHLSTMPGSAPMLSSSISPALVRRGGGKPAMVAATAGPGGGKKGKKKKDPNEPQKPVSAYALFFRDTQAAIKGQNPNATFGEVSKIVASMWDSLGEEQKQVYKRKTEAAKNEYLKALAAYRANQLSQPSIEMMDTASSPPPPVPEPVNVALLAPTRPSRLPQHNPDQNTITNICTSNIILDVPQVTTRSRTGAHKPLTLGPTATPTLIQNITATLTPTITKIIISKQMLQAGAQLHQIPTSMVTVLPGGVRTLLPSAPRQPPPLQQMQHAPPPPRLQQMVHSPAPPPLQAKPRGSAGPGIPVSITATPPPPLQITIVPASLQADASLPIIVTTTATANSICVTNSTVPTSAYSTPTVALQLAKSTDLTASADEDAVTEEFTSGEMEMEFNVSPGATDVASGSLTVCVRAGCTNPAIESTDWDKEYCSNECVATHCRCVGLYLNGYLHGLVLHQESQHHGCQVKTSITQTKGGMCLVGLSDNRPTVDQLGREEKMEFGGEKKSTVYHEAIHWKSFMNITHGIH
- the LOC115114670 gene encoding TOX high mobility group box family member 4-A-like isoform X4, with the translated sequence MENAEQEFLEAQGYNGYDPVNKFPGGSDTYLTISGAGHPFLSSEQTFHTPSLGDEVFEIPPISLDQDSALSVGDEVSHFGELSGGAGGPSGVESLARNAVVGGNDPSFASTYVNPNSQGLEHLSLRVMSQSGGGALLSSTLGVELGHSIGSHFSSSSPMTIDVPLGDMNHGLLGHNQLTTIDQSELSAQLGLGLHGGNILSRSKSPDQLSATPSPAGSLQDDDMDDFRKSVLVDSPMSLSVSPAILSHLSTMPGSAPMLSSSISPALVRRGGGKPAMVAATAGPGGGKKGKKKKDPNEPQKPVSAYALFFRDTQAAIKGQNPNATFGEVSKIVASMWDSLGEEQKQVYKRKTEAAKNEYLKALAAYRANQLSQPSIEMMDTASSPPPPVPEPVNVALLAPTRPSRLPQHNPDQNTITNICTSNIILDVPQVTTRSRTGAHKPLTLGPTATPTLIQNITATLTPTITKIIISKQMLQAGAQLHQIPTSMVTVLPGGVRTLLPSAPRQPPPLQQMQHAPPPPRLQQMVHSPAPPPLQAKPRGSAGPGIPVSITATPPPPLQITIVPASLQADASLPIIVTTTATANSICVTNSTVPTSAYSTPTVALQLAKSTDLTASADEDAVTEEFTSGEMEMEFNVSPGATDVASGSLTVCVRAGCTNPAIESTDWDKEYCSNECVATHCRCVGLYLNGYLHGLVLHQESQHHGCQVKTSITQTKGGMCLVGLSDNRPTVDQLGREEKMEFGGEKKSTVYHEAIHWKSFMNITHGIH
- the LOC115114670 gene encoding TOX high mobility group box family member 4-A-like isoform X1 → MDLHFYSDLSDGTDQNAEQEFLEAQGYNGYDPVNKFPGGSDTYLTISGAGHPFLSSEQTFHTPSLGDEVFEIPPISLDQDSALSVGDEVSHFGELSGGAGGPSGVESLARNAVVGGNDPSFASTYVNPNSQGLEHLSLRVMSQSGGGALLSSTLGVELGHSIGSHFSSSSPMTIDVPLGDMNHGLLGHNQLTTIDQSELSAQLGLGLHGGNILSRSKSPDQLSATPSPAGSLQDDDMDDFRKSVLVDSPMSLSVSPAILSHLSTMPGSAPMLSSSISPALVRRGGGKPAMVAATAGPGGGKKGKKKKDPNEPQKPVSAYALFFRDTQAAIKGQNPNATFGEVSKIVASMWDSLGEEQKQVYKRKTEAAKNEYLKALAAYRANQLSQPSIEMMDTASSPPPPVPEPVNVALLAPTRPSRLPQHNPDQNTITNICTSNIILDVPQVTTRSRTGAHKPLTLGPTATPTLIQNITATLTPTITKIIISKQMLQAGAQLHQIPTSMVTVLPGGVRTLLPSAPRQPPPLQQMQHAPPPPRLQQMVHSPAPPPLQAKPRGSAGPGIPVSITATPPPPLQITIVPASLQADASLPIIVTTTATANSICVTNSTVPTSAYSTPTVALQLAKSTDLTASADEDAVTEEFTSGEMEMEFNVSPGATDVASGSLTVCVRAGCTNPAIESTDWDKEYCSNECVATHCRCVGLYLNGYLHGLVLHQESQHHGCQVKTSITQTKGGMCLVGLSDNRPTVDQLGREEKMEFGGEKKSTVYHEAIHWKSFMNITHGIH